A window from Patescibacteria group bacterium encodes these proteins:
- the secY gene encoding preprotein translocase subunit SecY produces MLEKLSQIWRVKEIRNKILYVLFILLIFRLAAHIPIPGVDIEGLKSFFESNQLLGLANLFSGGAMSNFSVVMLGIAPYITSSIIFQLLTVIVPRLAELQKEESGRQKINQWQRMLTVPLAIVQSYATIHILKQQGQGIITGLDGFNLVVAIVTITAGSLFLMWLGELISEKKIGNGISLLIFAGIIARFPQQISQTIVTFTAANVINLMVLVFIGLVTIAGVVYITQGQRNIPVSYARRIRGNKMYGGVNTHLPLRVNQAGVIPIIFALSFVLIPPLIAQFFVESGNYWVATIAEWVVINFKGGLVYGVLYFTFVVAFTYFYTTVVFHPDQIADNLQKQGGFIPGIRPGRNTAEFLNYVSNRIILGGALFLGVIAVLPTILQSATNISTLTIGGTSLLIIVSVVIQTVKQIESQLVMRDYEGF; encoded by the coding sequence ATGCTGGAAAAATTATCGCAAATTTGGCGGGTTAAAGAAATAAGAAATAAAATATTATATGTTTTATTCATTCTTTTAATATTCAGACTCGCGGCTCATATTCCTATTCCGGGAGTAGATATTGAAGGTTTGAAATCATTTTTTGAGTCAAATCAGCTTTTGGGTCTGGCTAATCTTTTCTCTGGCGGAGCCATGAGTAACTTTTCTGTAGTTATGCTCGGTATTGCTCCTTATATTACTTCATCTATTATTTTTCAGCTTTTGACCGTTATTGTGCCTCGTTTGGCCGAGTTGCAAAAAGAAGAATCAGGTCGGCAAAAAATTAATCAATGGCAGAGAATGTTAACGGTGCCCCTAGCTATTGTCCAGTCTTATGCCACTATTCATATTCTTAAACAGCAAGGACAGGGCATAATTACCGGTTTGGATGGATTTAATTTAGTAGTAGCTATTGTTACTATTACCGCTGGCAGTTTGTTTTTGATGTGGTTAGGTGAGCTTATTTCCGAAAAGAAAATTGGCAATGGTATTTCCCTATTAATTTTTGCCGGTATTATTGCTCGTTTTCCTCAGCAAATAAGCCAGACCATTGTTACTTTTACAGCGGCCAATGTTATTAATCTGATGGTCTTAGTCTTTATTGGTTTAGTTACTATTGCTGGGGTGGTTTATATTACTCAGGGTCAGAGAAACATTCCGGTTTCCTATGCCCGACGTATCCGAGGCAATAAAATGTATGGTGGAGTTAATACGCATCTGCCTTTACGAGTTAACCAGGCCGGAGTTATTCCTATTATTTTTGCTCTTTCTTTTGTTTTGATACCACCTTTGATAGCTCAGTTTTTTGTTGAAAGCGGTAATTACTGGGTGGCTACTATTGCTGAATGGGTAGTTATTAATTTTAAAGGGGGACTAGTTTATGGCGTTTTATATTTTACTTTTGTTGTAGCTTTTACTTATTTTTATACCACGGTAGTTTTTCATCCTGATCAGATAGCTGACAATTTACAGAAACAAGGGGGTTTTATACCCGGTATCAGACCTGGTCGTAATACAGCCGAATTTTTAAATTATGTTTCTAATCGCATTATTTTAGGTGGCGCTCTTTTCCTCGGTGTTATTGCTGTTTTACCGACTATTTTACAATCAGCTACTAATATTAGCACTTTAACTATTGGCGGCACCAGTCTTTTGATTATTGTTTCGGTGGTTATACAAACAGTTAAACAAATAGAGTCCCAGCTGGTTATGCGTGATTATGAAGGTTTTTAG
- a CDS encoding nucleoside monophosphate kinase — translation MKKKVKKIIVLGPQGSGKDTQSEKLSKELKIPFFGMGDIFRQELKNKTKIGKKVADLINKGQLVPDKIALELLKKRLAKKKAQKGFILNGFPRNINQAKMLEKVVIIDLVMEIYISDKEGIHRLSGRRVCPVCGATFHIKYKPPKEENICDYCGAELIVREDDKEQAIKKRLKIYHQRTEPVFDYYRQKGLYLKINGEQTINNVFKEIINKLKKIIE, via the coding sequence ATGAAGAAGAAAGTAAAAAAAATAATCGTGCTAGGGCCTCAGGGTTCAGGTAAAGATACTCAGTCAGAAAAGCTTTCAAAGGAATTAAAGATCCCTTTTTTTGGTATGGGAGATATTTTTCGACAGGAGTTAAAGAATAAAACTAAAATAGGTAAAAAAGTAGCTGATTTAATTAATAAGGGCCAATTAGTGCCTGATAAAATTGCTTTGGAGTTATTAAAAAAAAGACTGGCCAAAAAAAAGGCCCAAAAAGGTTTTATTTTAAACGGTTTTCCCAGAAATATTAATCAGGCCAAAATGCTAGAAAAGGTAGTAATTATTGATTTGGTTATGGAAATATATATTTCAGATAAAGAAGGAATTCACCGTCTTTCCGGACGTCGAGTTTGTCCAGTTTGCGGAGCTACTTTTCATATCAAGTATAAACCGCCAAAAGAAGAAAATATTTGTGATTATTGCGGGGCTGAGCTTATAGTCAGAGAAGATGATAAAGAGCAAGCCATTAAAAAAAGATTAAAAATTTATCACCAAAGAACAGAGCCGGTATTTGATTATTACCGCCAAAAGGGTCTTTATCTTAAAATTAATGGTGAACAAACAATTAATAATGTTTTTAAAGAAATTATAAATAAATTAAAAAAAATAATAGAATAA
- the map gene encoding type I methionyl aminopeptidase, whose protein sequence is MVIIKTTKEIEIIREGGKILAEVINTLVKKSKPGISTLELDKIADKLMHEKGGQPSFKGYQGFPAAICASLNDEVVHGIPSEDKILKEGDIFSIDAGMQYKGLYTDMSRTINIGRTSKKAKRLVNTTKKALELGLRQIRAGNQIGDISFAIQDYAESNGFGVVRSLVGHGVGKKVHEEPKIPNYGEKATGPILEEGMVLAIEPMLTAGNYEVSIDEDGWTARTKDGLLSAHFEDTVAVTKNGYSLLTK, encoded by the coding sequence ATGGTTATTATAAAAACAACTAAAGAAATCGAAATAATAAGAGAGGGCGGAAAAATTTTAGCAGAAGTGATAAATACTTTAGTTAAAAAATCAAAACCTGGAATTTCCACTTTAGAATTGGATAAAATAGCTGATAAATTAATGCATGAAAAAGGCGGTCAGCCTTCTTTTAAAGGCTATCAGGGTTTTCCGGCTGCTATTTGTGCCTCTCTTAATGATGAAGTAGTTCATGGTATACCCTCCGAGGATAAAATTTTAAAAGAGGGTGATATTTTTAGTATTGATGCTGGAATGCAATACAAAGGTCTTTATACTGATATGTCCCGTACTATTAATATTGGCCGAACTTCAAAAAAAGCCAAAAGATTAGTTAATACGACCAAAAAAGCTTTAGAGCTGGGACTAAGACAAATTAGAGCCGGAAATCAGATTGGGGACATTTCTTTTGCTATTCAAGATTATGCTGAGTCAAATGGCTTTGGGGTAGTTAGAAGTTTAGTCGGCCATGGAGTGGGTAAAAAAGTGCATGAAGAGCCAAAAATTCCTAATTATGGAGAAAAAGCCACCGGTCCTATTTTGGAAGAGGGTATGGTTCTGGCTATTGAGCCGATGCTAACAGCTGGAAATTATGAAGTGAGTATTGATGAGGATGGATGGACAGCCCGCACAAAAGATGGCTTATTATCGGCTCATTTTGAAGACACAGTGGCTGTTACTAAAAATGGTTACTCACTATTAACAAAATAA
- the ruvX gene encoding Holliday junction resolvase RuvX, translated as MSKLLGIDYGKKRIGLAVSDEEEKFSFARETLENKSKINIFDELQKYCIEEEIKKIIIGLPLNMKGQASEWTEEVKKFKKNLENKLNIPCQFQDERMTSRLSHNLFQNKKVSQKVSKNKINEQSARIILQDYIDRQSLK; from the coding sequence ATGTCTAAACTTCTTGGTATTGATTATGGTAAAAAAAGAATTGGCCTGGCAGTCTCGGATGAAGAAGAAAAATTTTCTTTTGCCCGGGAGACCCTAGAGAACAAATCTAAAATTAATATTTTCGATGAATTACAAAAATATTGTATTGAAGAAGAAATAAAAAAAATTATTATTGGTTTGCCTTTAAATATGAAAGGACAGGCCAGTGAATGGACTGAAGAAGTAAAGAAATTTAAAAAAAATTTAGAAAATAAATTAAATATACCTTGCCAGTTTCAAGACGAAAGAATGACTTCTCGTTTGAGTCATAATCTTTTTCAGAATAAAAAAGTAAGCCAAAAAGTTTCTAAAAATAAAATTAATGAACAATCAGCCCGAATAATTCTACAGGATTATATTGATCGTCAAAGCTTAAAATAA
- a CDS encoding MraY family glycosyltransferase: protein MNYYNYIFSFLLAFIFSVIFTYFIKKIAKGKKIIDRPQEAPERKVQKKPIPLLGGLAIFFSFFLTILFFKNLIITENIQPKYIWGLLAASGLIMLGGYLDDKYSLKAKYQIIWPILAILVVIASGIGVTYISNPLGGFLWLDTINVDFIKIGQTVYQFTLLADIFSFVWLLGMMYTTKFLDGLDGLLSGVTVIGSVIIFILSLSKDVSQPGTAMICAILAGSALGFLIFNWHPAKVFLGEGGSLFCGFMLGILAIISGGKIATALLIMGLPILDVIWVIIRRLLFKKGKIFSADKKHLHFRLLDVGFSHQGAVIFLYFLTLVFGSTTLFFRGFSKLISLVVLVFFMLILGLVLVFVYRKRRFS from the coding sequence ATGAATTATTATAATTACATTTTTTCTTTTTTATTAGCTTTTATTTTTTCTGTAATTTTCACTTATTTTATAAAAAAAATAGCTAAAGGCAAGAAAATTATTGACAGACCCCAAGAGGCTCCCGAAAGAAAAGTTCAAAAAAAACCAATCCCACTTCTTGGTGGTTTGGCTATTTTTTTCTCTTTTTTTCTAACTATTTTATTTTTTAAAAATTTAATTATCACTGAGAATATTCAGCCTAAGTATATTTGGGGGTTATTAGCGGCTTCTGGCCTGATAATGCTAGGCGGTTATTTGGACGATAAATACTCGCTTAAAGCTAAATATCAAATAATTTGGCCTATTTTAGCTATTTTAGTGGTTATTGCCTCGGGTATTGGTGTTACCTATATTTCTAACCCTTTAGGGGGTTTTTTATGGTTAGACACTATTAATGTCGATTTTATAAAAATAGGCCAGACAGTTTATCAATTTACACTGCTAGCTGATATTTTTTCTTTTGTCTGGCTTTTAGGTATGATGTATACCACCAAATTTTTAGATGGCTTGGACGGGCTTTTGTCAGGGGTAACAGTTATTGGTTCGGTTATTATTTTTATCCTTAGTTTAAGTAAAGATGTTTCCCAGCCGGGCACGGCCATGATCTGTGCCATATTGGCTGGCAGTGCTCTCGGTTTTCTTATTTTCAATTGGCATCCAGCTAAAGTATTTTTAGGCGAGGGAGGTAGTTTATTTTGTGGATTTATGTTAGGAATTTTAGCTATTATTTCCGGCGGTAAAATAGCTACAGCCTTATTAATTATGGGCCTACCTATTTTAGATGTTATCTGGGTTATTATAAGGCGGCTGCTTTTTAAAAAAGGTAAAATTTTCTCAGCTGATAAAAAGCATTTACATTTTAGACTTTTAGATGTTGGTTTTTCTCATCAGGGAGCGGTTATCTTTCTTTATTTTTTAACCCTTGTTTTTGGTTCTACCACTTTATTTTTTAGAGGCTTTTCTAAGTTAATAAGTCTAGTAGTTTTGGTTTTTTTTATGCTTATTTTAGGCTTGGTTTTGGTATTTGTTTATAGAAAAAGAAGATTTTCCTAA
- a CDS encoding DUF192 domain-containing protein, protein MKISILIIVAIFFGVLFWSIASEDLSQDITFYYKKLLGQTTTIEINNSKFEVEIARSSSEKRKGLSKRDDLKEKRGMIFLNNKEDLYSFWMKDVKFPLDIIWIKDDKIIGLEKNVPIETDKDYKKYIPPQPVDKILELKGGVSQKYNIKVGDKVNFSKNLWGLDVLP, encoded by the coding sequence ATGAAAATAAGTATATTAATAATAGTAGCTATTTTTTTTGGAGTTTTATTCTGGTCTATAGCCAGCGAAGATTTAAGCCAGGATATCACTTTTTATTATAAAAAACTACTGGGCCAAACTACTACCATAGAAATAAATAACAGTAAATTTGAGGTAGAAATAGCTCGCTCTTCTTCAGAAAAAAGAAAAGGTCTTTCCAAAAGGGATGACCTCAAAGAAAAACGAGGTATGATTTTTCTAAATAATAAAGAAGATTTATATTCCTTTTGGATGAAGGATGTTAAATTTCCTTTGGATATAATCTGGATAAAAGACGATAAGATTATTGGTCTTGAAAAAAATGTGCCAATAGAAACTGATAAGGATTATAAAAAATATATACCGCCTCAGCCAGTGGATAAAATTCTTGAACTAAAGGGGGGAGTTAGCCAAAAATATAATATAAAAGTAGGGGATAAAGTAAATTTTTCTAAAAATTTATGGGGGCTTGACGTTTTACCGTAA
- the rplU gene encoding 50S ribosomal protein L21 — protein MLAIIKTGGKQYKVKKGDKIRVEKLNKKEGAEVTFSDVLLTGDNKKINLGQPKVKSSKVKAKVLKNGKAKKIDVIKYKNKIRYRKKIGHRQFFTEVEILSIN, from the coding sequence ATGTTAGCCATTATTAAAACCGGAGGTAAGCAATATAAAGTAAAAAAAGGTGATAAGATCCGGGTAGAAAAATTGAATAAGAAAGAAGGAGCTGAAGTAACTTTTTCCGATGTTTTACTTACCGGCGACAATAAAAAAATTAATCTTGGACAGCCAAAAGTAAAATCAAGCAAAGTCAAAGCTAAAGTTTTAAAGAACGGCAAAGCCAAAAAGATTGATGTTATTAAGTATAAAAATAAGATCCGTTATCGAAAAAAAATCGGACATCGCCAATTTTTTACTGAAGTTGAGATATTATCGATTAATTAA
- the recR gene encoding recombination mediator RecR, with translation MSKYPEAIENLITEFNKLPGIGRKSAERFVFYLLKQPPHELKNLGLAIENIKTEIKQCSVCQNFSKEDPCPICVSSARDKNIICIVAQPQDVLAIEKTSQYQGTYHVLHGTLNPPEGITPQKLKINELLKRVEKNNINEIILALNPDIEGESTSLHIKKLLSPFNLKITQLGRGLAMGSELEYADEITLSNALNDRKKV, from the coding sequence ATGTCAAAATATCCCGAGGCTATTGAAAACTTAATCACTGAGTTTAATAAACTCCCTGGTATTGGCCGTAAATCAGCCGAGCGCTTTGTTTTTTATTTATTAAAACAACCTCCGCATGAATTAAAGAATTTAGGGCTGGCTATTGAAAATATAAAAACAGAAATTAAACAATGTTCAGTTTGTCAGAATTTTTCAAAAGAAGACCCTTGCCCTATTTGCGTTTCTTCAGCCCGGGATAAAAATATTATTTGTATTGTGGCTCAGCCACAGGATGTTTTAGCCATTGAAAAAACTAGTCAATATCAAGGTACTTACCATGTACTACATGGTACTCTAAACCCACCCGAAGGTATTACCCCCCAAAAATTAAAAATAAATGAATTACTTAAAAGGGTTGAGAAAAATAATATAAATGAAATTATTCTGGCCCTTAATCCTGACATAGAAGGTGAATCCACCTCTCTGCATATTAAAAAATTGCTATCCCCTTTTAATCTAAAAATTACTCAGCTAGGCCGCGGGCTGGCTATGGGTTCTGAATTGGAATATGCTGACGAAATTACCCTGTCTAACGCTTTAAATGACCGTAAAAAAGTTTAA
- a CDS encoding YbaB/EbfC family nucleoid-associated protein, translating into MFNKIKQFKNLRDQAKQLKEQLAEETVKADWKDKINMVMDGNQKILSVDISPEMLNPDKKEDLEKGIKACLADAIKKSQMAAARKMQGLGGLEGMNLPGM; encoded by the coding sequence ATGTTTAATAAAATTAAACAATTCAAAAATTTAAGAGATCAGGCTAAACAACTTAAAGAGCAATTGGCCGAAGAAACGGTTAAGGCTGACTGGAAAGATAAAATAAATATGGTCATGGATGGTAATCAAAAAATCTTAAGTGTTGATATTAGCCCTGAGATGCTAAACCCGGATAAAAAAGAAGACTTAGAAAAAGGTATAAAAGCTTGTCTGGCTGACGCTATTAAAAAATCACAAATGGCTGCGGCCCGAAAAATGCAGGGTCTGGGAGGTTTAGAGGGCATGAATCTGCCAGGGATGTAA
- the dnaB gene encoding replicative DNA helicase, which yields MAKQKKSDDMTRIGKIPPQNIEAERSVLGSLLIDKDAIVKIADIIKPGDFYQEKHKIIFEAILEIYEKREPIDLLSLSNKLKEKKQFKAIGGQSYLADLTNQVPTASNIVNYANIVQKKATLRRLIGVSSEIARLGYQETDDVQEVLDQAEQAIFQVSQKHMRELFVPIKNVLTEAFDRIDELHKEKGKLRGIATGFSDLDNMLAGLQKSDLVVLAARPSLGKTSLALDMARQAAIKVKVPVGFFSLEMSKEQLVDRMLCAEASVDLWKMRTGKLSESDEEDDFPRIGHAMGVLSEAPIFIDDSSITSVMEIRTKARRLQAEHGLGLIIVDYLQLMEGRAKAESRVQQIAEITRGLKGIAKELNIPVLVLSQLSRATEQRTPPIPKLSDLRESGSIEQDADVVLFIYREEVYKKDTDRKGIADILISKHRNGPTGQIELFFDETKVCFKNLERKLEEEPF from the coding sequence ATGGCCAAACAAAAAAAATCCGATGATATGACCCGGATTGGCAAAATACCGCCTCAGAATATTGAGGCGGAAAGATCTGTTTTAGGTTCTCTTTTGATTGATAAAGACGCCATTGTTAAAATTGCTGATATTATCAAGCCAGGAGATTTTTATCAGGAAAAACATAAAATTATTTTTGAAGCTATATTAGAAATTTATGAAAAACGCGAGCCGATTGACTTACTCTCCTTATCCAATAAATTAAAAGAAAAAAAGCAGTTTAAAGCCATTGGCGGACAAAGTTATTTGGCTGACCTAACTAATCAAGTACCAACGGCTTCTAATATTGTTAACTACGCCAATATCGTCCAGAAAAAAGCTACTTTAAGACGATTAATCGGCGTTTCTTCAGAAATTGCCCGTCTGGGTTATCAAGAGACTGATGATGTTCAAGAGGTTTTAGACCAGGCTGAGCAAGCCATTTTTCAGGTCTCGCAAAAACACATGCGGGAACTTTTTGTACCCATTAAAAATGTGCTCACCGAAGCCTTTGACCGTATTGATGAATTGCATAAAGAAAAAGGTAAACTTCGAGGTATAGCCACTGGTTTTTCTGACCTTGATAATATGTTAGCTGGCTTGCAAAAAAGTGATTTAGTTGTCTTAGCGGCCCGACCTTCGCTAGGCAAAACCTCACTAGCCCTGGATATGGCTCGCCAGGCCGCTATTAAAGTAAAAGTGCCAGTTGGTTTCTTTTCCCTGGAAATGTCAAAAGAACAGCTGGTTGACCGTATGCTTTGTGCTGAAGCCAGTGTTGACTTGTGGAAAATGAGGACTGGCAAACTTTCAGAAAGTGATGAAGAAGATGATTTTCCCAGAATTGGTCATGCTATGGGTGTTTTATCTGAGGCTCCGATATTTATTGACGATTCTTCAATTACTTCAGTTATGGAAATAAGGACTAAAGCCAGGCGTCTACAAGCCGAGCACGGCTTGGGTTTAATTATTGTTGATTATCTGCAGTTGATGGAAGGTCGAGCCAAGGCTGAAAGTCGAGTCCAGCAAATTGCCGAAATTACTAGAGGATTAAAAGGTATTGCTAAAGAGCTGAATATCCCTGTTTTGGTTCTTTCACAGCTTTCGCGGGCTACTGAACAAAGAACCCCGCCTATTCCTAAACTGTCTGACTTGCGTGAATCAGGTTCTATTGAGCAGGATGCCGACGTGGTTCTCTTTATTTACCGAGAAGAAGTCTACAAAAAAGACACTGATCGTAAAGGTATTGCTGATATTTTAATTTCCAAGCACCGTAACGGTCCGACTGGTCAAATTGAGCTTTTCTTTGATGAAACTAAAGTTTGCTTCAAAAATTTAGAAAGAAAACTGGAGGAAGAACCATTCTAA
- the purB gene encoding adenylosuccinate lyase, with protein MVSFNQKGGFMIKRYNPKDVARIWRLRSKFEYWLKVELAMIKARYQRGDYPKNVYKQIRKKARFKVSEVQAIDKIIHHDLQAFVDNVRSYLDENLRKYFHEEMTSYDTEEPALALQLLKAGGIIHRELKSLADCLREKASQHMWTFCIGVTHGQDARPTTFGWRLCSYLEAIERADENLAFILEQLREVKMSGAIGNYLTIDPELEEEALRILNLKVRPAATQITLRDNIARFLAEIAVIGSCLEKMAVDLRHWSKTSTLEIQEPRSKKQKGSSAMPHKKNPIILERLTGQSRLLRANALVAMENIATWEERDISQSSPERIILPDATGLVVYMLRQMNWVISHLVVFRERMALNIDRTNGCWASEEVKTLLADTGINPEDVYRLVQTAAFRAMEEDTSFMQSVLQASIPGSGQVVAEVVSAEKIRGCFNFQSRLHEVLPRVYQRFNLDPDRALPDNC; from the coding sequence ATGGTGTCTTTTAACCAAAAAGGAGGATTTATGATTAAGCGTTATAATCCGAAAGATGTGGCTAGAATCTGGCGCTTACGTTCAAAGTTTGAATACTGGCTAAAGGTAGAGCTAGCCATGATCAAAGCCAGATACCAGCGTGGTGATTATCCGAAGAATGTTTACAAACAGATAAGAAAAAAGGCCCGCTTCAAAGTTTCCGAAGTGCAGGCTATTGATAAGATTATTCATCATGATCTTCAGGCCTTTGTTGATAATGTCCGCAGTTATCTAGATGAAAATTTACGGAAATATTTCCATGAAGAAATGACTTCCTATGACACAGAAGAGCCGGCTTTGGCCCTTCAGCTGTTAAAAGCCGGAGGGATAATACACCGTGAACTGAAAAGTCTTGCTGACTGCCTAAGAGAGAAAGCCAGTCAACACATGTGGACTTTTTGTATCGGAGTAACCCATGGGCAGGACGCCAGACCGACTACTTTTGGCTGGAGACTATGCAGCTACCTGGAAGCTATTGAAAGAGCTGATGAAAATCTGGCCTTTATACTTGAGCAGCTCAGAGAAGTCAAGATGTCCGGAGCTATTGGTAATTATCTGACTATTGATCCGGAACTGGAAGAAGAGGCTTTGAGAATTCTTAATCTTAAAGTGCGGCCGGCGGCCACCCAAATAACTCTGCGCGACAATATTGCCCGTTTCTTGGCGGAGATAGCCGTAATTGGATCTTGTCTGGAAAAAATGGCTGTTGATCTTAGGCATTGGTCTAAGACTTCAACGCTGGAGATTCAAGAGCCCCGCAGTAAAAAACAGAAAGGCTCTTCGGCTATGCCTCACAAGAAGAATCCGATTATTCTGGAAAGATTGACCGGCCAGTCGCGCCTACTCAGAGCCAACGCCCTGGTAGCTATGGAGAATATTGCTACTTGGGAAGAAAGGGATATTTCTCAGTCTTCACCGGAAAGAATTATTTTACCTGATGCCACTGGTTTAGTGGTTTACATGCTGCGCCAAATGAACTGGGTTATTAGCCACCTGGTGGTTTTCCGGGAAAGGATGGCTTTGAATATTGATCGCACTAACGGCTGCTGGGCTAGTGAAGAAGTTAAGACCTTGCTGGCCGATACTGGTATTAATCCGGAGGATGTTTACCGATTAGTTCAAACCGCAGCTTTCCGGGCTATGGAAGAAGATACTTCCTTTATGCAGTCAGTATTGCAGGCCAGTATACCAGGAAGTGGTCAGGTAGTAGCTGAAGTAGTATCGGCTGAAAAAATAAGAGGGTGCTTCAATTTTCAATCCAGGCTCCATGAGGTATTACCGCGAGTTTATCAAAGATTTAACCTTGATCCGGACCGAGCTTTACCGGATAACTGTTAA
- the purH gene encoding bifunctional phosphoribosylaminoimidazolecarboxamide formyltransferase/IMP cyclohydrolase, giving the protein MIKRALISVADKEGILEFARELDKMGVEIVSSGGTANFLRGFGIPVTDVEQITDFPEMMDGRLKTLHPRIHGGILGRATSEDRSLQSLHGIPRFDLVCVDLYHLVEYANDPDRTLLEVLDKVDIGGPTMIRGAAKNYHHGVTVICSLEHRSLVIKELKEHGRVREPMRAKLATEVFALMTRYNSVIASRMADEYGENFLVIAGTNGETLRYGTNPHQITAGVHYNEEDYKILYAGKDLSYTNWEEIAWAVEMINHFDMEKACAIFKHLSPCGVALAENTSLAFKRAWSGDPLSAFGSTVAINGLVDEATVDLMEDKFFETLICFNISQEALNKLVASHGNIRIIQTNKLLFGRLQRETKMKMGICLIQEPDTFLPELTNFIQAGKKEATQKQLEELIFAATCCKFLSSNATAITRRKKMIGYGRGGASRVEVCQRAVESANNNEHGLNQSVAVTDGFFPFPDGLEVLAKAGIKVIAGPNAPTAGLRRKKVIAKADELGVAFYYLDHRLFRH; this is encoded by the coding sequence ATGATAAAGAGAGCTTTGATCAGTGTAGCTGATAAAGAAGGTATTCTTGAATTTGCTCGTGAGCTTGACAAGATGGGAGTAGAAATTGTTTCCTCAGGGGGGACAGCTAATTTTCTCCGCGGATTCGGAATTCCGGTCACCGACGTTGAGCAAATTACTGATTTTCCAGAGATGATGGATGGACGCTTAAAAACTCTTCATCCGAGAATTCATGGCGGTATTCTGGGACGGGCTACTTCTGAAGATCGGAGCCTTCAGAGCTTACATGGTATTCCTCGTTTTGACTTAGTCTGTGTTGACCTCTATCATCTAGTCGAGTATGCTAATGATCCTGACAGAACCTTACTTGAAGTTTTGGATAAAGTGGATATTGGTGGACCGACTATGATCCGCGGGGCTGCTAAGAATTACCATCACGGGGTAACTGTCATTTGTTCTCTGGAACACCGGTCATTGGTTATTAAAGAATTAAAAGAACACGGTCGGGTAAGAGAGCCAATGAGAGCTAAATTAGCCACTGAAGTTTTTGCTTTAATGACTCGTTATAACAGTGTTATTGCTTCTCGTATGGCTGATGAGTATGGTGAAAACTTTTTAGTAATAGCCGGTACAAATGGTGAAACACTGCGTTATGGCACTAATCCTCATCAGATAACAGCGGGTGTTCATTATAATGAAGAGGATTATAAAATCCTCTATGCTGGCAAAGACCTTTCTTATACTAACTGGGAAGAAATTGCCTGGGCTGTGGAAATGATTAATCATTTCGATATGGAAAAAGCTTGTGCTATTTTTAAACATTTATCTCCCTGTGGTGTGGCTTTAGCTGAAAATACTAGTCTGGCCTTTAAAAGAGCCTGGTCTGGTGATCCCTTGTCTGCTTTTGGCAGTACGGTGGCCATAAACGGTTTGGTAGATGAAGCCACAGTGGATCTGATGGAAGATAAATTTTTTGAAACTTTGATTTGTTTCAATATTTCTCAAGAAGCTCTTAATAAATTAGTCGCTTCCCACGGTAATATTCGGATAATCCAAACTAATAAGTTGTTATTTGGTCGACTCCAGCGGGAAACTAAGATGAAAATGGGTATCTGTCTTATTCAAGAGCCAGATACTTTTTTACCTGAGCTTACTAATTTCATCCAGGCGGGTAAAAAAGAAGCTACGCAAAAGCAGCTTGAAGAGCTGATTTTTGCGGCCACGTGCTGTAAGTTTCTCTCCTCAAATGCAACGGCCATTACACGTCGCAAAAAAATGATCGGTTATGGTCGTGGCGGTGCTTCTCGAGTTGAGGTTTGTCAAAGAGCTGTTGAATCGGCAAATAATAATGAGCACGGACTTAATCAGTCTGTGGCTGTGACTGACGGTTTTTTCCCCTTTCCGGACGGACTGGAAGTTTTAGCTAAGGCAGGAATTAAGGTAATTGCCGGTCCCAATGCTCCAACAGCCGGTCTCAGGAGGAAGAAGGTAATAGCTAAAGCTGATGAACTAGGTGTAGCTTTTTACTACCTTGATCACCGGCTCTTTAGACATTAA